A region from the Lolium perenne isolate Kyuss_39 chromosome 4, Kyuss_2.0, whole genome shotgun sequence genome encodes:
- the LOC127349176 gene encoding late embryogenesis abundant protein D-34: MSQGQPRRPASSEQAQGEDGAIRYGDVFPAVRGGLAKKPVAPQDAATMQSAETLMFGETVKGGPAAAMQSASMRNERMGAVAHDQATDATAEQGVSVSETRVPGGRIVTEFVAGQAVGQYLAPDDDAPAVGGGGGAGVADGTKITIGEALEAAGYAAGSRPVELSDAAAIQAAEVRATGLDANIPGGLAAEAQSAADSNALAASHEDKTTLGDVLSDATRLLVADKEVEVDDAARVAMAETRNKEDGTARPGGVAASMATAARINSHSGTRI, from the exons ATGAGCCAGGGGCAGCCCAGGAGGCCGGCGTCGTCCGAGCAGGCGCAGGGCGAGGACGGCGCGATCAGGTACGGCGACGTGTTCCCGGCCGTGAGAGGCGGCCTCGCCAAGAAGCCCGTGGCGCCGCAGGACGCGGCGACGATGCAGTCGGCGGAGACCCTCATGTTCGGGGAGACGGTGAAGGGCGGGCCGGCCGCCGCGATGCAGTCCGCCTCCATGCGGAACGAGCGCATGGGCGCCGTCGCCCACGACCAGGCCACGgacgccaccgccgagcagggCGTCTCCGTGTCCGAGACCCGCGTCCCCGGCGGACGCATCGTCACAGAGTTCGTCGCTGGACAG GCTGTGGGCCAGTACCTGGCGCCGGATGATGATGCTCCCGCCgttggaggtggcggcggcgcagGTGTGGCTGATGGCACAAAGATAACGATCGGCGAGGCGCTGGAGGCGGCGGGTTACGCGGCGGGAAGCAGGCCGGTGGAGCTCAGCGACGCGGCAGCGATCCAGGCGGCGGAAGTGAGGGCCACCGGGCTGGACGCCAATATCCCCGGTGGGTTAGCCGCAGAGGCGCAGTCCGCCGCGGACTCCAACGCCCTGGCCGCAAGCCACGAGGACAAGACCACTCTCGGCGACGTCCTCTCG GATGCGACGAGGCTGCTGGTTGCGGacaaggaggtggaggtggacgaTGCGGCGAGGGTGGCGATGGCCGAGACGCGGAACAAGGAGGACGGGACGGCGAGGCCTGGAGGGGTGGCCGCGTCCATGGCTACAGCCGCGCGGATCAACAGCCATAGTGGGACGCGTATATAG